The Desulfonatronum thiosulfatophilum genomic interval TGTGCTCGTCGTCGGCATCGTAGAACAGATTCGCCCCATCCCCGTCCCACATGGAGATATGCATGTGAAATGCGCTGCGATTCTGGCCGTCGAAAGGCTTGGGCATCAAGGTCATGTACATGCCGTGTTCGGCGGCGACCCGTTCGGCGACATAGTTGAACAGGACCGTTCTGTCGGCGGCGGACAGGGCGTCGGTATGTTCAAGGTTTATCTCGTGCTGGGAAGCAGTTACCTCGTGATGCGTCTTTTCATGGCGGATTCCGCATCGTTTGAGGGTTCGAATAATCTCGTTGCGAACTTCGCCGCCCTTGTCATGCGGGTCCGAATGAAAATATCCCGCCTTGTCGGAATGAATGTTCTTCGAGAAATCATCGCTTTTCAGAAGAAAAAACTCATGCTCCGGGGCAACCTGAAACCGCACTCCGAACTCTTGTTCCGCCTTTTCCAGCGTGCGCTCCAGGACGGCCCGGGGATCGGAGTGCGCACGCCCACCCAGAAGATTCATGATCTTGGCGATGCAAAAGCCGATTCGCTCATTGGCGAATTCAAGAACGCGGTAACTCTCCGGAACCGGGAGAAGCAGCCGGTCACTATCGTCCACCGTGGTGATGCCGGCGATGGAACTGCCGTCGAATCCCACGCCTTTGTCGATGATCCGCTCCATGTATTCCGGGTTGATGATCAACGTCCTGAGCCGACCATTGAGATCAGTAAAAAAGATCTTGATGAATTCAACATCAGTGTACCTCTCACCTGAATTCGCGATGACAATTGAATCTTCCTGGTTCACGCTCCCCTCCTGAGACGATTGTGATCTATGTTTGCAAATGGTGTTCTCTTATTGAACGAAACTTTGTAATTATTCAGCAAATTCTGATCATAAGTCGAAAAATGGTCCGGCTTGCCTTGATTTTGCGGACTCGCATATTTGACTGAGCCAGGATTCATTCATCGACCATTGCCAAGAGCGTTGGGCTGCAATCATAGCAAAATACCGATCAAACCACGCCGAGCAATCTACCTTGCCAAGCCGAAACGACATGGTCTGAGCGCCTGGATCAATACTGACCAGCTGTATTCGATGCTGTCAATGTTTACGCTGAATTTTTTGGAACTGAGGGAATTGACGAGGGAAGCGCTGGAATCCTTCAGGTATGCAGTCAAATTGCGTGGAGAAACTTCTGCGGCACTACCCGGCAGTACGTATTCTCATTACCATCGCCTTTATTGCCAATCATGGCAAAAACGTCCTGCTCCAGGACGCTGGGGGTATATCGACAAGCCCTACCAACTGCGGGATCTGACGCCCAAAACCTGAGAGATCCTGGATGCGAACTGAGAGAATTATTGGAGAACCGGATCGTCCCGCGATTCGATCATCAACCAATTTCGCCAGCCGTTTCCCAACTCACGACTTATTCTTTCTAGACCTGACTCTCTGGACCGAAACCATGGCATCCAGATCAAACTTGCTGATCTTGTAGCCCATCTGTCGCTGGCTCAGCCCAAGCTCCTTGGCCGCCCTGGCCTGGACCCAGCCATTGCGACCCAGAGCGGCAATGATTTCACGTTTTTCCATCTCTCGGAGCAGGGCCGGCTTATCCACGGCCTGAGCTGTCCCTGAAGCTGAAGGGCTGTCCGTCCGCGTTGACGGCCGGGAACCGAGAAAAGGTTCGATCAGCTCCGGCTGGATACGATCCTGCTCGCTGAGGATCACCAAACGCTCGATCAGGTTTTCCATCTCCCGAACGTTTCCTGGCCAGTCATGGGCCTTCAGCAGTTCAAGAGCGTCGATGGAAAAATGGATTTCCCGGTTATACTCCCGGCTGACCTTGCGCAGAAAGTGGATCAGCAGGCCTTCGATATCCTCCTTGCGCTCCCGGAGCGCGGGAGTATGGATCGGAAAAACGTTTAACCGGTAGAACAGATCCGGCCGAAAGGCCCCCTGGTTGGACAACGCCTCCAGATCCTTGTTCGTGGCGGCCAGAATACGCACATCCACCCTGCGGGTCTTGTTGCTGCCCAGGCGCTCGAATTCCTTCTCCTGGATAAACCGCAACAGCTTGGCCTGCAGTCCCAGGGGCAGCTCGCCGATTTCATCCAGAAAGATGCTCCCGTTGTCAGCTTCCTCGAATTTGCCGGGCTTGGCGGCCATGGCCCCGGTGAACGCCCCTTTCTCAAAGCCGAACAGTTCCGATTCAAGCAGGTTTTCCGGAATCGAGGCGCAGTTGACCTTGATGAACGGAAACTTTTTGCGCTCCGAAAGATCATGGATGATCCGGCCGATCAACGTCTTTCCGGTCCCGGATTCTCCCTGCAGCAGGACAGTGGCCTTGGTCGGCGCGACCCGCTGAATTTGCCGCTGAACTTCCTGCATGGCCGAGCTGCGTCCGACAATATAGGGACCGTCCGTCCCCTTGGAGACCTTGTACCGCAGCGAGGCGTTCTCCGCCCGCAGGTTCTGGAACTGCTCGTTCAGGCTGACGAACTGGGCAATGAGCACGGCCACGACCTGCAAAAACTCGATGTCTTCCTGGGTGGAGACATGGTCTCCAAACAGCCGGTCCACGTTCAAGACGCCGATGGGAATACCCTGGAGGGTGATGGGCACGCCGATGAAGGTCAGGTGCTGTTTTTCCAGGGTCCTGGACTGGGTTTTGTTCAGGAACAGGGGTTCTTTGCGAATATCCGGGACGGCATACGGCTTGCCCGTCTGGAATATCCGTCCAGTGACCCCCTCGTCCAAACGATAGACTCCGCGCCGCATTTCTTCCGGCGTCAGCCCATGGGACGCGGTAATGAAGAGCATCCCGGTCTTGCGGTCCAGGAGCGTCACGGTTGCCCGTTTCATGCTCAAGTTGTCCGACATGATGCGCAAAACTTCCAACAAGATGTTTTCCAGATCCGGCAGATGGGCGATTATCTCACAGATGCTGGAAAGGACATGCAGTTTGAGATCTCTGGTGTCTGGGTTCATGTCCTGCTTAACGCAAGAACTATTCCATTTATGTATATCTATTAAATACATTATTTTTAAAAGTTAATTATTATCTTGTTCATCACATCCTGAGATCTCTCCGACAAAATGAGCAAAACAAAAAATAATATTTACCAATTTGTTAAACATCCGCCTTTGCTCTATAGCGAAATTTATTTTTCATCGTCCAGGCAAAGCCCCGGGAACACGGGGCTCCGTACCCGCTCTTCAAGAACTGCGAGTGCAGAGCCTCGCGTTCCCAGCAAAGGCCGCCCATTACCCTCGAAACGTTCTTCGATACGTTCGAATCCGTGTTTTTCCGTGTTCCGAGGGCTGCCCTGGCCTTTCGTAGGGAAATCGAAGTTTCGCTGTAGTGTTAGTTGATGATGATTGTGAACTGACCATCTTGATGTTCATTCCTTGAAGAAGCCAGCAACAGGAGTTCCTCATCCCGCAGCGGCCTGGCGAGCTGACCGGAGAGAGTCCGGACATGGTTGCCAAGTTCCTCGACATCCCGGCGCGGCAGGATGATGCCGAGCCGACGGATTGCCGCGGACACTGCCGCGGTACCGGATTTCATTCCCACGGCTGTTTTCCGATGAGCCCCGATGCCCTCAGGTGCAAAAGGCTCAAACAGTGCAGGGTCCGCGGCCAAGCCATGCAGATGCAGGCCGGATTCGCAGGCGAAAATGTCCTGCCCCAGGAGGACCTTGTTGCGGGCAATGGGAATACGGGCTGCTTCGCCGACCATTCGGGCGAGGTTGAGGATTTCAAATTGATCATACCCGGCCCTCCCCCGAACATTGAGGTGAGCGCTGACTTCTTCCAGGGCCGCGATTCCGGCACGCTCCCCGATGCCCAGAGCCGAAACGTCCACGCAGTGCGCTCCGGCGGCCAATGCGGTGATCGCGTTGGCCGTGGCCATTCCAAAATCATTATGGCCGTGAAAGCCCACCTCCAGCCTAGTCCGGTCAACGAACAGTCCCACCAACTCCGCCGTTTCCAGAGGCATGAGCAGACCAACGGTATCCGAAAGACGGACCCTGTGGCCTCCACATTCCTGCACCACTTTTGCCGCTTCCAGGGCAAACTCTCGATCAGCCCGGGAAACGTCTTCCAGGCCGATGCTCAGAAATTCGAACGGCAAGGAGACCGACTCCTCAAGGACTCGCTGCAGACGATCCAGAAGTCCGGCCCGGTCCAGGCTCAGCCGCTTTTCAATATGCGCATCCGACACCGGAACGCCGAAATGAACTCTCCGCACGCCCTGCTCGGCCAAAGCCCGCAGGTCTCTGGAGCGCAGCGGCGACCAGACCGTCAAGGACGTCCGTTCGTCAGGATCAATCCGACGCGCATGACGAAGCAACTCCGGCAGCCCCTCCTGACCGACCCAGCCGATTTCGACTTCATCCACCCGGGCCCGCACAAGTCCTGTCAGGATGCGCCGGCGCAACTCTTCCGTGAAGTATACTCCGAACATCTGCGCTCCCTCGCGCAAGGTGCTGTCGATAAGCATTTTTCCTTCCTTTATTCCAATTGGCATTGTTATCAGGAATGAAATCGCAATCGAAATCGATATCGAAATCGTAATCGTATTGCGAGTTTCGTTATCTATTTGTTTCTTCGATTACGATTTCGATTGCGATTGCGATTTTGATTTCGACCAGGAGCATGCGCTGGCTATTCGTGAATTGAACGAAAATTTGAATTTTTATTCGCAGATTACCTAGTGTGATCTGCGGACAGTCCTTGCACAGTTGAAGCATCTTCAGTGCCAACTGAGACTCGGTTGAGACTCCATGGCGCCAGGAGCTGCTTTCGGCCCGCCCGTGAAGCGCCGGTGAAGCCAAATCTCCCAGCGCGAAAATCATCTTCTGCCTTTTCCGCCCCCCCCGCCCCTGACAACCATACATTCCTTTTTGCACCATCATACAAATTTGTCATTCATTCTTGTCGTGTCCTCGCAAAGAATAAACACCCCTCAAACCTGGCCAAAGAAGTCATTTAATTATTTATAATTATAAACAATAACTTGAATTTTCAAACGTGATTTCAACAGTGGCACGCTCCTTGCCCTACGCCTTCCATCTCAACACTTCAATTCGGGAGGAACGCATGCGCAAGGTTGCCATTTATGGAAAGGGCGGAATCGGAAAATCCACGACAACACAGAATACCGTCGCCGCTCTCGCTGAAATGGGACGCAAGGTGATGATCGTGGGATGCGATCCCAAGGCGGACTCCACACGGTTGCTGCTGCACGGTCTGCATCAGCGTACGGTCTTGGACACCCTACGTGAAGAAGGCGAGGACGTGGAGCTGGAAGATGTTCTCCTTGGAGGATTCGGTGGGACCCTCTGCACGGAGTCCGGAGGTCCCGAGCCCGGTGTCGGCTGCGCCGGCCGGGGCATTATCACCAGCATCAATTTGCTGGAGCAGCTTGGCGCGTACAAGGAAGACAAGAACCTGGACTACGTTTTTTACGACGTTCTGGGCGACGTGGTCTGCGGCGGTTTCGCAATGCCCATTCGCGAGGGCAAGGCTCAGGAGATCTACATCGTCGTATCGGGGGAAATGATGGCCATGTACGCGGCCAACAACATCTGCAAGGGCATCGTCAAATTCGCCGAGGCAGGTGGCGTGCGGTTGGGTGGACTGATCTGCAACAGCCGTAATGTGGACAATGAGCGGGAAATGATCGTGCAGCTGGCCAAGCGGTTGGGATCCCAGATGATCCACTTCGTGCCCAGGGACAACATGGTGCAGCGGGCCGAAATCAACCGCAAGACGGTCATCGACTTCGATCCTAAGCATTCCCAGGCCGATGAATATCGAACCCTGGCCAAGAAGGTCGACGGCAACGACATGTTCGTGGTCCCCAAACCCCTGGAGATCGATGAACTGGAAAAGCTGCTCATCGATTACGGAATCGCCAATTAACAAGCGATTTCTGGGCGAACTGCAAGTCGAACAACACGCAATTCAAAGGAGAACCAACGATGTTGATCATGGTCAGGGCGATAGTGCGGCCCGAAAAGGCGGATGGTGTTTTGAAGGCGCTGATGGATGCCGGGTATCCGGCGGTGACGAAGTTTTCAGTGGCCGGTCGCGGCAAGCAGCGCGGCATCAAGATCGGGGAGATCACCTACGACGAGATTCCCAAGGTGCTGCTGTTGAGCGTGGTGGGTGAGAACGACAAGGATTTCGTGGTCAAGACGATCATGGAAGCCGCCCGCTCCGGTGATAAGGGCGCCTTCGGCGACGGCAAGATTTTTCTCAGCCCGGTGGAGGAAATGTACACCATCAGTTCCGGAATCAAGGAGACCGAAGGGGCGAACCTGAAGGGGGTCGGGGTATGAAGGAAATAACCGCGGTCATCCGGATGAACATGGTCAACAAGACCAAGGAAGCCCTGGCCGAGGCGGGCGTTCCGGCATTCTTCGCCCTGGAGGCCCAGGGCCGGGGCAAGGGGCTGATCAACTCGGCACTGCTCCAGGGAGCGGCCAAGGGCTACGAAGAGGCCGCCGAGTTGTTGGGCGAAAAAGGCAGGCTGTATCCCAAGCGCGTCTTTACCGTCGTGGTTGAAGACACCCAGGTGGAAGACGTGGTGACGACGATCATGGAAGTGAACAGGACCGGCAAGCCCGGTGACGGAAAAATATTCGTCGCTCCGGTGTTCGACTCGGTCCGGGTCCGCACCGGTGAGCGAGGCGCAAAATCCATCGACTAAAGTCGGCCAAGCTGGAGGAAGCATGAGCACCATTACAAAGAAGAAAAAAGTCGTTCAGATGGATCCCGCCGATCTGGTGCAGGATCTGTTGAAAAAATATCCGACCAAGGTGGCCAGGAAGCGGGCCAAACAGATCATGGTCAAGGAAGCGGAAGGCGCGTCCACTCCGGAAATGGGCGCCAACGTCCGCACCATTCCCGGCATCATCACCATGCGCGGCTGCACCTACGCCGGTTGCAAGGGCGTCATTCTCGGCCCGACCCGGGACATCGTGAACATCACCCATGGCCCCATCGGCTGCGGGTTCTACTCCTGGTTGACCCGGCGCAATCAGACCCACACCGAAACGGATGCCGATGAAAACTTCATGCCCTACGCCTTTTCCACGGACATGAACGAGAACGACATCGTCTTCGGCGGGGAAAAGAAGCTTAAGCAGGCCATCAAGGAAGCCTACGAGCTGTTCCATCCCAAGGCCATCGCCATCTTCTCCACCTGCCCCGTGGGCCTGATCGGCGACGATGTGCACGCCGTGGCCAGGGAAATGAAGGAGGAACTGGGCATCAACGTCTTCGGGTTCAGCTGCGAAGGGTACAAGGGCGTCAGCCAGTCCGCGGGCCACCACATCGCCAACAACCAGATCTTCAAGCACGTGGTCGGTACCAAGGAAGAAATCAAGGTCGGCGAGTTCAAGATCAACCTGCTGGGCGAATACAACATCGGCGGAGACGGCTTCGAGATCGACCGGATCATGGACAAGTGCGGGATCACCGTGGTCTCCACCTTCAGCGGCAACTCCACCTACGACCAGTTCGCCACGTCCCACACCGCGGACCTGAACACGGTCATGTGCCACCGCTCCATCAACTACGTGGCCGAGATGATGGAGAGCAAGTACGGGATTCCCTGGATCAAGGTGAATTTCATCGGCGCCGAGGCCACGGCCAAATCCCTGCGCAAGATCGCCCAGTATTTCGATTCGCCAAAGCTGACCGAGCGCGTGGAAGCCGTGATCGCCGAGGAAATGCCGGAGGTGAGGCAGGTCATGGACGATGTCCGCTCCCGAACCGAAGGCAAGACGGCCATGCTCTTCGTGGGCGGTTCCCGTGCCCACCACTACCAGGAGTTGTTCAACGAAATCGGGATGCGGACCATTTCCGCGGGCTACGAGTTCGCCCACCGCGACGACTACGAGGGCCGGCACGTCATACCGGACATCAAGATCGACGCGGACAGCCGGAACATCGAGGAGCTGGAAGTCGAGCCGTGCACCAAAGACTACAATCCGCGCAAGACCGATGAAGAGCTGAAAAAGCTCGATGAAGAGGGATTCAAGTTCAAGGAATACGCCGGAATGATCCCGGACATGGAGAACAAGTCCCTGGTGATCGACGACCTGAACCAGTACGAGGCTGAGAAGCTGATCGAAATCATGAAACCGGACATCTTCTGCGCCGGGATCAAGGAAAAGTATTCCGTCCAGAAGCTGGGCATCCCGCTGAAACAGCTCCACAACTACGACATCGGCGGACCGTATGCCGGATTCAAGGGCGCGGTGAACTTCTACCATGACATCGACCGCATGGTGAACAGCAAAGTCTGGTCCTACCTCAAGGCGCCCTGGCAGGAAAAGCCGGAACTGTCCGCGACGTATGTTTGGGAGTGATGGAGGTCGGAGGTCAGAGGTCAGAGGGTCAGAGGTAAGGGGTAAGGGATCGGGATTCGGAAGTTTGGAATTCAGAAGTTGGATTTGGGAGTTGGAGAATCAAACATTTGTTATCCGTGGCATGACAGCGAAAGGATAAAGAGAGGAATACTATGACGCTGCTTCGACATACGCCGACTGAAATCAAGGAGCGCTCCGCGCTGTCCATCAATCCGGCCAAGACCTGCCAGCCGGTGGGGGCCATGTACGCGGCCCTGGGGGTTCACGGCTGCCTGCCCCACAGTCACGGTTCCCAGGGTTGCTGCGCCTATCATCGCAGCGCCCTGACCCGGCACTACAGGGAGCCGGTTTCCGCGGCCACAAGCTCGTTCACGGAAGGTGCTTCCGTCTTCGGCGGCCAGGCCAATCTGCTCCAGGCCATCAACAATATTTTCACGGTGTACGAGCCGGACGTGATCGCCGTGCACACCACCTGCCTGTCCGAGACCATCGGGGACGACGTGCCGCAGATTACGGAAAAAGCCCGCCAGGAAGGCAAGATTCCCGAAGGCAAACATGTCGTCAGCGCCGCCACCCCCAGTTATGTGGGTTCTCATGTCACGGGCTTCTCGAACATGGTCAAGGGAATCCTGAAAGGCTTTGCCGTCAAGACCGGCAAGAAAAACGGCAAGGTGAACATCATTCCCGGCTTCGTGGAGCCTTCGGATATGGAGGAAGTCAAACGACTGGCCGGCGCCATGGGGGTCAAGACCATCGTTGTTCCGGACACCTCGGGAGTGCTCAACGGCCCTCTGACCGGCGAATACAAAATGTTTCCCGAGGGCGGCACGACCACCGAGAAATTGCGTTCCACCGGGGACTCCGTGGGCACCCTGGCTCTGGGTGAATGGGCTTCCGCTGACGGGGCCAAATTCCTGGACACCGAATTCAAGGTGCCCTGCAAAATCCTGGACCTGCCCATCGGTTTGAAGGCCACGGACCGGTTCATCGACGCCCTGCGCCTGATTTCCGGTCGCCACGTCACGGACTTGATCACCCACGAACGAGGCCAGCTGGTGGATATGATCTCGGACATGCACCAGTACTTCTATCACAAGAAGGTGGCCCTGACGGGGGACCCGGACCAGATCATCGCCCTGACCGAATTCCTGACCTCCATCGACATGTGCCCGGTGCACATCGTCACGGGCACGCCGGGCAAGAAGTTCGAGGCCCGAATCAAAGAAATTACGGCCGACAGCCCGTTTCCGGTCAACGTCAAGGCCCACGGCGACATGTTCCTGCTGCACCAGTGGATCAAGAACGATCCGGTGGATCTGCTCATCGGCAACACCTACTGCAAGTACATTGCCCGGGACGAGGACATCCCGCTGATCCGCCACGGATTCCCGATCCTGGACCGGGTGGGTCATCAGTACTTTCCCACGGTTGGCTACAAGGGCGGCCTGCGGCTGCTGGAAAAGATCCTGGACGCCCTGCTGACCCGCATCGACCGGGATGCCGACGAGGAAAAATTTGAACTGGCATTCTAACAATTACGTGATCGGCAGGGGCAACCCTTGCGGGGTGCCCCCCGTATCTGATTTCGCATATATCGTGATAAAGGAGCAAAATTGTGGAAAAACCGAAACATCACCTGTTCGTCTGCGCCAGTTTCCGGACCAAGGGCGAACCCAAGGGCGTCTGCCACAAAAGCACCATCGACCTGCTGCCCTATATCGATGAGGAAATCCTGGACCGCAACCTGGACGTACTGGTGACCAGCACTGGCTGCCTGAAGCAGTGCGAAAACGGACCGGTCATGGTTGTCTATCCGGAAGGATGGTGGTTCGGCAAAATCGACAGTGAAGATGCCGTGGACGCTGTTCTGGACGGCCTGGAAGAAGGCCGGCCGGCGGAAGAATACCTGCTGTAGCCGGAAACTTGCCCGGAGAATCGATATCATGACCAGCCCCGTGACGATCAGAACCGCAATCCCTGGAGACATTCCGGAAATGGTCGCGTTGCTGGGAGAATTGTTCGCCATTGAAGCCGACTTTCGGCCCGACCCCGCCCTGCAGCATCAGGGGCTCGCCCTGATGCTGCGGGATCCGGTCTCACGCCGCATTCTCGTGGCCGTGGAGGACGGCAAGGTCATCGGCATGTGCTCGCTGCAGATTCTCGTCTCCACGGCCCAGGGCGGTCAGGTGGGATTGGTGGAGGACGTGGTGGTGGCTGCCCCATGGCGAGGGCGCGGCATCGGGGCCATGCTGATGCGGGCCCTGGAAGAATCTGCCGCGGAAATAGGGCTTTCGCGCCTGCAACTCCTGGCGGACGCGGACAATGTCCCGGCCTTGAATTTCTACCGGCTCAGGGGCTGGAACTCAACGAAGCTGATCTGCCTGCGCAAAGAAGGCGACCCATCCTGAACCGATTATAGGGTAAAACCATGGAACCCGTGATCTTCGAAGAACGAAAAGAACAGATCCATCGCAAGGGAACGGAACCGTTTTCCATTTCCTGCAACAAGAGCAGTCTGGCCGGAGCCGTGAGCCAGAGAGCGTGCGTGTTCTGCGGATCCCGGGTCGTGCTCTATCCCATTGCCGACGCCCTGCATCTGGTGCACGGGCCCATCGGCTGCGCGGTCTATACCTGGGACATTCGCGGCGCCCTGTCTTCGGGGCCCGAGTTGCACCGGCTCAGCTTTTCCACGGACCTCCGGGAAAAGGACGTCATCTTCGGCGGCGAAAAAAAATTATATCAG includes:
- a CDS encoding glutamine synthetase family protein, encoding MNQEDSIVIANSGERYTDVEFIKIFFTDLNGRLRTLIINPEYMERIIDKGVGFDGSSIAGITTVDDSDRLLLPVPESYRVLEFANERIGFCIAKIMNLLGGRAHSDPRAVLERTLEKAEQEFGVRFQVAPEHEFFLLKSDDFSKNIHSDKAGYFHSDPHDKGGEVRNEIIRTLKRCGIRHEKTHHEVTASQHEINLEHTDALSAADRTVLFNYVAERVAAEHGMYMTLMPKPFDGQNRSAFHMHISMWDGDGANLFYDADDEHMLSRQARQFIGGILKYARQTSIVMASTYNSYKAYVAEREAPMVVGWGIKNRSSMVRLPYCTDAQSMRLELRSPDPSGNVYLQMAALIEMGIQGIREGIECGAPDMGCVYRNYQECRVWDERFLPRSMYEALVEAERSEFLRKLLGESIYKHYMCLKIASWEEHRTHVTPRELGNYLMI
- a CDS encoding sigma 54-interacting transcriptional regulator, whose translation is MNPDTRDLKLHVLSSICEIIAHLPDLENILLEVLRIMSDNLSMKRATVTLLDRKTGMLFITASHGLTPEEMRRGVYRLDEGVTGRIFQTGKPYAVPDIRKEPLFLNKTQSRTLEKQHLTFIGVPITLQGIPIGVLNVDRLFGDHVSTQEDIEFLQVVAVLIAQFVSLNEQFQNLRAENASLRYKVSKGTDGPYIVGRSSAMQEVQRQIQRVAPTKATVLLQGESGTGKTLIGRIIHDLSERKKFPFIKVNCASIPENLLESELFGFEKGAFTGAMAAKPGKFEEADNGSIFLDEIGELPLGLQAKLLRFIQEKEFERLGSNKTRRVDVRILAATNKDLEALSNQGAFRPDLFYRLNVFPIHTPALRERKEDIEGLLIHFLRKVSREYNREIHFSIDALELLKAHDWPGNVREMENLIERLVILSEQDRIQPELIEPFLGSRPSTRTDSPSASGTAQAVDKPALLREMEKREIIAALGRNGWVQARAAKELGLSQRQMGYKISKFDLDAMVSVQRVRSRKNKS
- a CDS encoding LeuA family protein; this encodes MLIDSTLREGAQMFGVYFTEELRRRILTGLVRARVDEVEIGWVGQEGLPELLRHARRIDPDERTSLTVWSPLRSRDLRALAEQGVRRVHFGVPVSDAHIEKRLSLDRAGLLDRLQRVLEESVSLPFEFLSIGLEDVSRADREFALEAAKVVQECGGHRVRLSDTVGLLMPLETAELVGLFVDRTRLEVGFHGHNDFGMATANAITALAAGAHCVDVSALGIGERAGIAALEEVSAHLNVRGRAGYDQFEILNLARMVGEAARIPIARNKVLLGQDIFACESGLHLHGLAADPALFEPFAPEGIGAHRKTAVGMKSGTAAVSAAIRRLGIILPRRDVEELGNHVRTLSGQLARPLRDEELLLLASSRNEHQDGQFTIIIN
- the nifH gene encoding nitrogenase iron protein; the protein is MRKVAIYGKGGIGKSTTTQNTVAALAEMGRKVMIVGCDPKADSTRLLLHGLHQRTVLDTLREEGEDVELEDVLLGGFGGTLCTESGGPEPGVGCAGRGIITSINLLEQLGAYKEDKNLDYVFYDVLGDVVCGGFAMPIREGKAQEIYIVVSGEMMAMYAANNICKGIVKFAEAGGVRLGGLICNSRNVDNEREMIVQLAKRLGSQMIHFVPRDNMVQRAEINRKTVIDFDPKHSQADEYRTLAKKVDGNDMFVVPKPLEIDELEKLLIDYGIAN
- a CDS encoding P-II family nitrogen regulator, with translation MLIMVRAIVRPEKADGVLKALMDAGYPAVTKFSVAGRGKQRGIKIGEITYDEIPKVLLLSVVGENDKDFVVKTIMEAARSGDKGAFGDGKIFLSPVEEMYTISSGIKETEGANLKGVGV
- a CDS encoding P-II family nitrogen regulator yields the protein MKEITAVIRMNMVNKTKEALAEAGVPAFFALEAQGRGKGLINSALLQGAAKGYEEAAELLGEKGRLYPKRVFTVVVEDTQVEDVVTTIMEVNRTGKPGDGKIFVAPVFDSVRVRTGERGAKSID
- the nifD gene encoding nitrogenase molybdenum-iron protein alpha chain, encoding MSTITKKKKVVQMDPADLVQDLLKKYPTKVARKRAKQIMVKEAEGASTPEMGANVRTIPGIITMRGCTYAGCKGVILGPTRDIVNITHGPIGCGFYSWLTRRNQTHTETDADENFMPYAFSTDMNENDIVFGGEKKLKQAIKEAYELFHPKAIAIFSTCPVGLIGDDVHAVAREMKEELGINVFGFSCEGYKGVSQSAGHHIANNQIFKHVVGTKEEIKVGEFKINLLGEYNIGGDGFEIDRIMDKCGITVVSTFSGNSTYDQFATSHTADLNTVMCHRSINYVAEMMESKYGIPWIKVNFIGAEATAKSLRKIAQYFDSPKLTERVEAVIAEEMPEVRQVMDDVRSRTEGKTAMLFVGGSRAHHYQELFNEIGMRTISAGYEFAHRDDYEGRHVIPDIKIDADSRNIEELEVEPCTKDYNPRKTDEELKKLDEEGFKFKEYAGMIPDMENKSLVIDDLNQYEAEKLIEIMKPDIFCAGIKEKYSVQKLGIPLKQLHNYDIGGPYAGFKGAVNFYHDIDRMVNSKVWSYLKAPWQEKPELSATYVWE
- the nifK gene encoding nitrogenase molybdenum-iron protein subunit beta, with amino-acid sequence MTLLRHTPTEIKERSALSINPAKTCQPVGAMYAALGVHGCLPHSHGSQGCCAYHRSALTRHYREPVSAATSSFTEGASVFGGQANLLQAINNIFTVYEPDVIAVHTTCLSETIGDDVPQITEKARQEGKIPEGKHVVSAATPSYVGSHVTGFSNMVKGILKGFAVKTGKKNGKVNIIPGFVEPSDMEEVKRLAGAMGVKTIVVPDTSGVLNGPLTGEYKMFPEGGTTTEKLRSTGDSVGTLALGEWASADGAKFLDTEFKVPCKILDLPIGLKATDRFIDALRLISGRHVTDLITHERGQLVDMISDMHQYFYHKKVALTGDPDQIIALTEFLTSIDMCPVHIVTGTPGKKFEARIKEITADSPFPVNVKAHGDMFLLHQWIKNDPVDLLIGNTYCKYIARDEDIPLIRHGFPILDRVGHQYFPTVGYKGGLRLLEKILDALLTRIDRDADEEKFELAF
- a CDS encoding (2Fe-2S) ferredoxin domain-containing protein; translated protein: MEKPKHHLFVCASFRTKGEPKGVCHKSTIDLLPYIDEEILDRNLDVLVTSTGCLKQCENGPVMVVYPEGWWFGKIDSEDAVDAVLDGLEEGRPAEEYLL
- a CDS encoding GNAT family N-acetyltransferase, which codes for MTSPVTIRTAIPGDIPEMVALLGELFAIEADFRPDPALQHQGLALMLRDPVSRRILVAVEDGKVIGMCSLQILVSTAQGGQVGLVEDVVVAAPWRGRGIGAMLMRALEESAAEIGLSRLQLLADADNVPALNFYRLRGWNSTKLICLRKEGDPS